In a single window of the Haloarcula salinisoli genome:
- a CDS encoding SDR family NAD(P)-dependent oxidoreductase: MDVPLYESLDGQIALVTGATRGIGKRIADGLVDHGTTVYAGARDTADVTDDDRRAVELDVLEDSEIRAAVDRIETEAGRLDVLVNNAGVMDSREPLHAMPTEVIDRTFATNLRGPVVLTKHALPLLLDRPGGRVVNVASGLGAITEPQSGEMPAYRISKTGLNGLTRYLDGEYPDLLANSVCPGYVQTDMTDGSAPRTPEQGADTPVWLARFRPDAPSGGFFRDRRPIDW; this comes from the coding sequence ATGGACGTGCCACTGTACGAGAGTCTCGACGGACAGATCGCGCTGGTCACCGGCGCCACGAGGGGCATCGGCAAGCGCATCGCCGACGGGCTGGTCGACCACGGAACGACAGTGTACGCCGGCGCTCGTGACACGGCAGACGTGACCGACGACGACCGTCGCGCGGTCGAACTGGACGTTCTCGAAGACAGCGAGATACGCGCCGCAGTCGACCGCATCGAGACCGAGGCCGGCCGGCTGGACGTGCTCGTCAACAACGCGGGCGTGATGGACTCCCGTGAGCCACTGCATGCGATGCCGACCGAGGTCATCGACCGCACGTTCGCGACGAACCTCCGTGGACCGGTCGTGTTGACCAAACACGCCCTGCCACTGTTGCTCGACCGGCCGGGCGGCCGCGTGGTCAACGTCGCCTCGGGGCTGGGCGCCATCACCGAGCCCCAGTCCGGTGAGATGCCGGCCTACCGAATCTCCAAGACGGGCTTGAACGGGCTGACACGGTATCTAGACGGTGAGTACCCGGACCTGCTCGCTAACTCGGTCTGTCCCGGCTACGTCCAGACGGACATGACCGACGGTTCGGCCCCGCGGACGCCCGAACAGGGCGCCGACACACCGGTCTGGCTGGCCCGCTTTCGCCCAGACGCCCCCAGCGGCGGGTTCTTCCGTGACCGTCGCCCCATCGACTGGTGA
- a CDS encoding ATP-binding response regulator produces MDSPIRVLHVDDDPDFRELTAELLERENDRFTVSTAPGPEAGRERLESAEFDCVVSDFDMPGESGIAFLETVRADYPDLPFILFTGKGSEEVASDAISAGVTDYLQKAIGSEQYELLANRIATAVDQYRTARELERQNDLFEKAESIGNVGAWEYDIVTDTSYVSDEVLRIHGLDTDEHLTPEETIEYFHPDDRDEIRTAFRGAIDDGRAYDLELRMRDADGTQHWVRTRGEPQSEDGDIVRVRGILQDITEQKRREKKLERQNARLEEFAHVVSHDIRNPLQVASGKLEIARQTDDPEAFTQAEEALARIETIIENILTLARHGRTVDETEPVQLQEVAQEAWETVETEGLNLSFDTEVELAADSDRLRQLLENLFANTVEHGDGAHTIRIGEIQPLYTATRTSGDTTTGFYVADDGGGIPEDIRDEVFDSGFTTAAESTGFGLAIVAQIAEAHGWDVTVTDSYDGGARFEFTEQPAGGAD; encoded by the coding sequence ATGGATAGTCCGATCCGGGTGCTCCACGTAGACGACGACCCGGACTTCAGAGAGCTGACCGCGGAGCTCCTCGAACGGGAGAACGACCGCTTCACCGTGTCGACTGCGCCGGGACCCGAGGCGGGTCGAGAGCGGCTGGAGTCGGCGGAGTTCGACTGTGTCGTCTCCGACTTCGATATGCCCGGCGAGTCGGGCATCGCGTTCCTCGAGACCGTCCGTGCTGACTACCCCGACCTGCCCTTTATACTGTTTACCGGAAAGGGGAGCGAGGAGGTGGCCAGCGACGCGATATCGGCCGGCGTGACGGATTACCTGCAGAAGGCCATCGGCTCCGAACAGTACGAACTGCTGGCCAATCGCATCGCCACGGCAGTCGACCAGTACCGCACCGCCCGCGAGCTGGAACGCCAGAACGACCTCTTCGAGAAGGCCGAGAGCATCGGCAACGTCGGCGCCTGGGAGTACGACATCGTCACGGACACCTCGTACGTCTCCGACGAGGTGTTGCGCATCCACGGGCTGGACACCGACGAGCATCTCACGCCCGAGGAGACCATCGAGTATTTCCACCCGGACGACCGCGACGAAATCCGAACGGCGTTTCGGGGGGCCATCGATGACGGCCGCGCCTACGACCTGGAGCTTCGGATGCGGGACGCCGACGGAACACAGCACTGGGTTCGGACGCGAGGAGAGCCACAGTCGGAGGACGGCGACATCGTCCGTGTCCGGGGTATCCTCCAGGACATCACCGAGCAAAAGCGGCGCGAAAAGAAGCTCGAACGACAGAACGCCAGGTTAGAGGAGTTCGCCCACGTCGTCTCCCACGATATCCGCAACCCACTGCAGGTCGCGAGCGGGAAACTCGAGATTGCCAGACAGACCGACGACCCCGAGGCGTTCACGCAGGCCGAAGAGGCGCTCGCCCGCATCGAGACCATCATCGAGAACATTTTGACACTCGCGCGCCACGGTCGGACGGTCGACGAGACCGAACCGGTCCAGTTGCAGGAGGTCGCCCAGGAAGCGTGGGAGACCGTCGAGACAGAGGGGCTCAACCTGTCGTTCGACACCGAGGTCGAGCTGGCGGCAGACAGCGACCGACTCCGACAGCTCCTGGAGAATCTGTTCGCCAACACTGTCGAACACGGTGACGGCGCACACACCATCAGAATCGGCGAGATTCAGCCGCTGTATACGGCGACACGCACCAGCGGGGACACAACCACGGGGTTCTACGTCGCCGACGACGGCGGCGGTATCCCCGAAGACATCCGCGACGAGGTGTTCGACTCGGGCTTTACGACCGCGGCAGAGAGCACCGGGTTCGGGCTGGCTATCGTCGCACAGATAGCCGAGGCCCACGGCTGGGACGTGACCGTCACCGACAGCTACGACGGCGGCGCCAGATTCGAATTCACGGAGCAGCCGGCCGGTGGGGCCGACTGA
- a CDS encoding helix-turn-helix domain-containing protein — protein sequence MATIVIGSVPTEELALAHTFEELPDVTFESERIILSGDDAVMPLLWARNATREPLEAAIDEDPTVNNVNLLADFGDELLYRMDWIDQVQLLLHMLTNSEATILDAHGRREGWRVRVMFPDRSHLSETHEFCKAHGMEFTIESIRQMDGQPSGRFGLTEDQYLALITAVEEGYYDVPQQRTLEELAEEFEISHQALSERLRRGTESLVEDTLLVGTPSDG from the coding sequence ATGGCTACCATCGTAATCGGGTCAGTGCCGACAGAAGAACTCGCACTGGCTCACACGTTCGAGGAACTTCCCGACGTGACCTTCGAGAGCGAGCGGATTATCCTGAGCGGTGACGATGCGGTGATGCCGTTGCTGTGGGCCCGTAACGCCACCCGCGAACCGCTCGAAGCGGCCATCGACGAGGACCCGACGGTGAACAACGTCAACCTGCTGGCCGACTTCGGTGACGAGTTGCTCTACCGGATGGACTGGATAGACCAGGTGCAGCTCCTCTTGCATATGCTGACAAACTCCGAAGCGACGATACTGGACGCTCACGGCCGACGCGAGGGGTGGCGAGTCCGGGTGATGTTCCCGGACCGGTCACACCTCTCCGAGACCCACGAGTTCTGCAAGGCCCACGGGATGGAATTCACCATCGAGTCCATCCGACAGATGGACGGCCAGCCCTCGGGCCGTTTCGGCCTCACCGAGGACCAGTATCTGGCGCTCATCACGGCCGTCGAAGAGGGGTACTACGACGTACCCCAGCAGCGGACGCTGGAGGAGCTGGCGGAGGAATTCGAGATATCACACCAGGCGCTCTCCGAACGGCTCCGACGGGGGACCGAATCACTCGTGGAGGACACGTTACTGGTGGGGACACCATCGGACGGTTAG
- a CDS encoding CopZ family metallochaperone, with protein sequence MTTTLTVEGMSCEHCEQSVADALSDVDGVTEVSVDREGESATVDGDADEDALVTAVEDAGYTAQA encoded by the coding sequence ATGACGACGACACTGACCGTCGAGGGGATGAGCTGTGAGCACTGTGAACAGAGCGTCGCGGACGCACTGAGTGACGTCGATGGCGTCACGGAGGTCAGTGTAGACCGCGAGGGGGAATCCGCGACAGTCGACGGCGACGCCGACGAGGACGCCCTCGTGACCGCCGTCGAAGACGCCGGCTACACGGCCCAGGCCTGA
- a CDS encoding AsnC family transcriptional regulator, translating to MRDLDETDMEILQLLLSNARRPYSEIAETVGLSAPAVSDRVARLEEAGVINRFTLDVDRSQLRSGIPVLVTIEPGTDDPAALRTSLLETDAVEHVFTTAEADLVVFARVPDNDIAGWLADAVDMDNVADFEVELLATAAWSPDLGGTEFALSCAQCGNTVDSEGTAARIDDSLYQFCCPSCEARFEEKYAELQEGAD from the coding sequence ATGCGCGACCTCGACGAGACGGACATGGAGATTCTGCAGCTGCTGCTTTCCAACGCCCGACGGCCCTACAGCGAAATCGCGGAGACGGTCGGCCTGTCGGCGCCGGCCGTCTCCGACCGCGTTGCGCGACTGGAGGAGGCCGGCGTCATCAACCGGTTCACGCTCGACGTCGACCGGTCCCAGCTCCGGTCTGGGATTCCGGTGCTGGTCACCATCGAGCCAGGTACCGACGACCCGGCGGCGCTGCGCACGTCGCTGCTGGAGACCGACGCGGTCGAGCACGTGTTCACGACCGCCGAGGCCGACCTCGTGGTGTTCGCCCGCGTCCCCGACAACGACATCGCCGGGTGGCTCGCGGATGCGGTGGATATGGACAACGTCGCCGACTTCGAGGTGGAACTGCTGGCGACCGCCGCGTGGTCGCCCGACCTGGGCGGAACGGAGTTTGCGCTCTCCTGTGCCCAGTGTGGCAACACGGTCGACAGCGAGGGGACCGCAGCGCGCATCGACGACTCGCTCTACCAGTTCTGCTGTCCCTCCTGTGAGGCCCGCTTCGAGGAGAAGTACGCGGAGTTACAGGAAGGAGCGGACTGA
- a CDS encoding type II toxin-antitoxin system VapC family toxin produces the protein MPRALVDSSVLFAALYRRDSDHDRGLEILRAADDGSLPELVVLDYVLAETINGLTTHVGHEAAVDFLARVEENSRFHVDRLTNSGLATAKARFRQHAPFSFVDAAIVGYIETADLEFLYAFDDDFDAAEPVTRLDTPTNPFRP, from the coding sequence ATGCCCCGAGCGCTGGTCGATTCGAGTGTCCTGTTTGCCGCACTCTATCGGCGTGATAGCGACCACGACAGGGGACTGGAGATTCTCAGGGCCGCTGACGATGGCTCGCTCCCGGAACTGGTCGTTCTGGACTATGTCTTGGCAGAGACAATAAACGGTCTCACGACACATGTGGGCCACGAAGCCGCGGTGGATTTCCTCGCACGCGTCGAGGAGAACAGCCGGTTCCACGTCGACAGACTCACTAACAGCGGGCTCGCAACGGCGAAGGCACGCTTCAGACAGCACGCGCCGTTCTCGTTCGTCGATGCGGCTATCGTGGGCTACATCGAGACAGCTGACCTCGAATTCCTCTACGCCTTCGACGATGATTTCGATGCCGCGGAGCCGGTCACACGTCTCGACACGCCGACGAATCCGTTCCGGCCCTGA
- a CDS encoding AbrB/MazE/SpoVT family DNA-binding domain-containing protein, with protein sequence MSSDDIRAESTVSGNQANIPARIRRELDIDDGDQLRWSLADDGSLRVEIVQQRRGTFADFDGYDGERETNAAEEHDAWGVDVE encoded by the coding sequence ATGAGCAGCGACGATATCCGTGCGGAAAGCACGGTTTCTGGAAACCAGGCCAATATCCCCGCCCGTATTCGCCGGGAACTGGATATCGATGATGGGGACCAGCTCAGGTGGTCGCTGGCCGACGACGGTAGCCTCCGCGTCGAAATCGTCCAGCAACGCCGGGGAACGTTCGCCGATTTCGACGGCTACGACGGCGAGAGGGAGACGAACGCTGCCGAGGAGCACGACGCGTGGGGCGTCGACGTCGAGTAG
- a CDS encoding ring-cleaving dioxygenase yields the protein MTVSTPGIHHVTCIAGDPQRNIDFWVETLGLRLVKRSVNQDDPGTYHFFFADAEGTPGTSMTFFPWEGMRQGKVGSGQVARTAFRVPEGSLDYWEDRFDEYGVDYEDRVERFGETVLPFSDPDGLPVELVAVELPEDEPTVPWTEFVPEEYAIRGFHSVTLWLADAQRTEELLGEMGLEEVGTEEAEGDTPGDERTRFAASGPVGTYIDVLPTIQGGRQGHGVVHHVAFQTPTDEEQMAMRDVIQSDGLRPTQQIDRHWFRSVYVREHGGVLFELATSGPGYTSDEPLGELGERLVLPGEFENRREEIEAQLTEITVPRSESAEADD from the coding sequence ATGACAGTCTCCACACCCGGTATCCATCACGTGACCTGTATCGCGGGCGACCCGCAGCGAAACATCGACTTCTGGGTCGAGACGCTGGGACTCCGGCTCGTCAAGCGGTCGGTCAACCAGGACGACCCAGGCACCTACCACTTCTTCTTCGCCGACGCGGAGGGGACCCCCGGGACGAGCATGACCTTCTTCCCCTGGGAGGGGATGCGCCAGGGGAAGGTCGGCTCGGGACAGGTCGCGCGCACGGCCTTCCGCGTCCCAGAGGGCAGCCTCGACTACTGGGAGGACCGCTTCGACGAGTACGGCGTCGACTACGAGGACCGCGTCGAGCGCTTCGGCGAGACCGTCCTCCCCTTCTCGGACCCGGACGGCTTGCCGGTCGAACTGGTCGCGGTGGAACTTCCCGAGGACGAGCCGACGGTCCCGTGGACGGAGTTCGTCCCCGAGGAGTACGCCATTCGGGGATTCCACTCGGTGACGCTGTGGCTGGCCGACGCACAGCGGACCGAGGAGCTACTGGGAGAGATGGGGCTCGAAGAGGTCGGCACGGAGGAAGCCGAGGGTGACACGCCCGGTGACGAACGGACCCGCTTTGCCGCGAGCGGGCCGGTCGGGACGTACATCGACGTGCTCCCGACGATCCAGGGCGGTCGCCAGGGCCACGGCGTGGTCCACCACGTCGCCTTCCAGACGCCGACCGACGAGGAACAGATGGCGATGCGGGACGTGATACAATCGGACGGGCTGCGCCCGACACAGCAGATAGACCGCCACTGGTTCCGCTCGGTGTACGTCCGGGAACACGGCGGCGTCCTCTTCGAGCTGGCCACGAGCGGCCCGGGCTACACGAGCGACGAACCCCTCGGCGAACTCGGCGAACGGCTCGTCCTCCCCGGCGAGTTCGAGAACCGTCGCGAAGAGATCGAGGCGCAACTGACCGAGATTACGGTCCCGCGTTCCGAGTCGGCCGAGGCCGACGACTGA
- a CDS encoding TRAM domain-containing protein, producing the protein MTEISDSLRLLFETSVEDEGDRYTVAIPPELVENGSIETGTSYRVALLAAEEDEQTETVPAQEAPSSVSRADPAPSHEQGPPVEEGEVRTVSIDTLGDQGDGIAKVERGFIVIVPGTKPGDRVEVEITDVKETVAFAETVGEATVR; encoded by the coding sequence ATGACAGAAATATCTGATTCACTTCGGTTGTTATTCGAGACGTCGGTCGAAGACGAGGGCGACCGCTACACCGTCGCTATCCCGCCTGAACTCGTCGAAAACGGCTCCATCGAGACGGGCACGTCATACCGCGTCGCGCTCCTGGCCGCCGAGGAGGACGAACAGACGGAGACAGTCCCGGCCCAGGAGGCCCCCTCCTCCGTCTCACGGGCTGACCCCGCCCCGTCCCACGAACAGGGGCCACCTGTCGAGGAAGGCGAAGTCCGCACGGTCTCCATCGACACGCTGGGCGACCAGGGCGACGGCATCGCCAAGGTCGAGCGCGGGTTCATCGTCATCGTTCCGGGCACGAAACCCGGCGACAGAGTCGAGGTGGAGATAACCGACGTCAAGGAAACTGTCGCATTCGCCGAGACCGTCGGCGAGGCCACCGTGCGGTGA
- a CDS encoding histidine kinase N-terminal 7TM domain-containing protein: protein MVSSLPLWLWYVSIQVVSAALLAATGYLVCSQPEAHHQREFVAYVAVQAVWLLVATTKFLVGPPELKYALSLLTDLLALGAITSIAYFATVYTNRSLSLRRPQNALFVGWLVVAVGSILTEPLFGFQYASVTYHQEPIAYLAVTPGPAYLLGSGMAVAVVLVSLVYLTRLFISSTHRPTSSVLLLVAAAVASFLPNLVSTLNIVPLLPGYDYTVFGIVPLTVILGYTVFFRGELDLAPMARAEIVDDIDDVLLGLDDAGRVVDYNAAAGPLLPEDVATPVGTALSELLPGLAAEVPLPEAGEDDVSATYTTVVDGRRTHYAVSVSSIVERGTVAGYTVVLRDVTAVERSKRELQRQNDQLEQFASTVAHDLRNPLQVADGAGTLLHEQLQAADAPEAATAADHIDRVTGAVARMDDRLDELQTLAKHAQSVTETESVEFGAAVRGAWDEVDTTDMTLDVRSGGTIQAERGRLASVLEQLVRHSRERAAARVEVTLTESGFTYRDDGRQIPATEHTELFDSDTTTTAQGVGLGLEIVRTQVESQGWSISIEQADERTAFVVTGAETTVKTEPRA, encoded by the coding sequence ATGGTCAGCTCACTACCACTGTGGCTCTGGTACGTGAGCATCCAGGTCGTCTCGGCGGCCCTCCTCGCCGCCACCGGATATCTCGTTTGCTCACAGCCCGAAGCACACCACCAGCGGGAGTTCGTGGCCTACGTCGCCGTCCAGGCGGTCTGGCTGCTGGTCGCAACCACGAAGTTCCTCGTCGGGCCGCCCGAACTCAAGTACGCCCTGAGCCTGCTGACCGACCTGCTGGCCCTGGGTGCCATCACGTCCATCGCTTACTTCGCGACGGTGTATACGAACCGCTCGCTCTCGCTCCGGCGTCCACAGAACGCGCTCTTCGTGGGGTGGCTGGTCGTCGCTGTCGGGAGCATCCTCACAGAGCCGCTGTTCGGGTTCCAGTATGCCTCGGTTACCTACCACCAGGAGCCCATCGCGTATCTGGCTGTCACGCCCGGGCCAGCCTACCTGCTGGGTTCGGGGATGGCCGTCGCGGTTGTGCTGGTCAGTCTCGTCTACCTCACCAGGCTGTTCATCAGTTCGACCCACAGGCCGACCAGTTCGGTGCTGTTGCTGGTCGCCGCAGCGGTCGCCTCGTTCCTGCCTAATCTGGTGTCGACGCTCAATATCGTTCCGCTGCTGCCGGGCTATGATTACACGGTTTTCGGAATCGTCCCGTTGACCGTCATCCTGGGGTACACGGTCTTTTTCAGGGGCGAGCTCGATCTGGCTCCGATGGCCCGGGCCGAAATCGTCGACGATATCGACGACGTGTTGCTCGGGCTGGACGACGCGGGACGAGTCGTCGATTACAACGCCGCCGCCGGGCCCCTCCTCCCCGAGGACGTAGCCACTCCCGTCGGGACGGCGCTGTCGGAGCTGTTACCCGGTCTGGCCGCCGAGGTGCCCCTCCCGGAGGCCGGCGAGGACGACGTCTCGGCCACCTACACGACGGTCGTCGATGGCCGTCGAACCCATTACGCCGTGTCGGTATCGTCAATCGTCGAGCGTGGTACCGTCGCCGGCTACACGGTGGTCCTCCGGGACGTCACCGCGGTCGAACGGTCGAAGCGGGAGCTGCAACGCCAGAACGACCAGCTAGAGCAGTTCGCAAGTACCGTGGCTCACGACCTCCGGAACCCGCTCCAGGTCGCAGACGGCGCTGGAACCTTACTCCACGAGCAGCTCCAGGCCGCCGACGCGCCGGAGGCAGCCACCGCGGCTGACCACATCGACCGGGTGACCGGCGCGGTCGCCCGGATGGACGATAGACTGGACGAACTACAGACCCTCGCGAAACACGCCCAATCCGTGACCGAGACCGAGTCGGTGGAGTTCGGGGCGGCTGTCCGGGGGGCCTGGGACGAGGTCGACACCACGGATATGACCCTCGATGTCAGGTCTGGCGGGACTATCCAGGCCGAGCGTGGGCGGCTGGCCAGCGTCCTCGAACAGCTCGTCCGCCACAGCCGCGAGCGAGCAGCGGCCCGCGTCGAGGTCACACTCACCGAGTCCGGGTTTACGTATCGGGACGACGGCCGACAGATTCCTGCGACAGAGCACACCGAACTGTTCGATTCCGACACGACCACCACCGCACAGGGTGTCGGGCTCGGGCTGGAAATCGTGCGGACACAGGTCGAGTCCCAGGGATGGTCGATATCCATAGAGCAAGCCGATGAGCGGACCGCATTCGTCGTCACCGGTGCCGAGACGACGGTAAAGACGGAGCCACGAGCATGA
- a CDS encoding histidine kinase N-terminal 7TM domain-containing protein produces the protein MNGSPLSQPEYHPIMAAYVGLLVATIVVLALLNVWVVRGRSTSRIRAVLPLHTAAMVWAGVAALELLVVDPTLGRWLVYLRTACSYLTVVLFVYFGTVYSGRSTSLRRPFNALFLGGMGIGFLGLVTDPWLGLHFDPLVRATEPFPYYRTGFSPLWQFSFVLSYVGIAMSLYYLTELLVTSQHRSRRPLVAYSLGILLGLVPGAVTFVAEVPTLPGYDHTVLGLSMVSVGTFVGAWLGMVEIAPISRDRLLETSGDGLVVCDDTGTVVDHNEEARTFFTGERAPVGSPLATVAPALAAALDDSDGSGTAWDDSASDTEFTRDGRWYSVVISPVTDGGAVSGSALLVRDVTERVENRRELRRQNEQLDEFASSVSHHLRNPLQVAAGQTELAQDRLGESPPEDVDIGRLDDLDGALDRMAAIITDLRTLAEQGKSVESTDSVPFDATVRTAWAHVDTGSATLAIERDGTIAAEQSRLLSILENLIQNSVEHGSTSNRTESDDAVEGHGPDARDDRDTADTALSITVRLTDEGFVFEDDGCGIDADLDRLFDYGYTTSSQGTGLGLCIVQTMVQSHGWSIRVDPDHDGARFVVSDAVTSVGPAEASVAWNKQ, from the coding sequence ATGAACGGCTCGCCCCTTTCCCAGCCGGAGTACCATCCCATCATGGCGGCGTATGTCGGCCTCCTGGTCGCGACTATCGTCGTCCTCGCCCTGCTGAACGTGTGGGTCGTTCGTGGCCGGTCGACGTCTCGTATCCGGGCCGTCCTGCCGCTCCACACCGCCGCGATGGTGTGGGCGGGCGTCGCCGCCCTCGAACTGCTCGTCGTCGACCCCACACTGGGCCGCTGGCTGGTGTATCTACGCACCGCCTGCTCCTATCTGACTGTGGTGCTTTTCGTCTACTTCGGGACGGTGTACAGCGGCCGCTCGACCTCGCTCAGACGACCGTTCAACGCCCTGTTCCTCGGTGGGATGGGTATCGGGTTCCTGGGGCTGGTGACCGACCCGTGGCTCGGGTTGCACTTCGACCCCCTGGTGCGTGCCACAGAGCCGTTCCCGTACTACCGCACTGGCTTCAGCCCCCTGTGGCAGTTCAGTTTCGTCTTATCGTACGTCGGAATCGCGATGTCGCTGTACTACCTGACGGAGCTGCTGGTCACCTCACAGCACCGGTCGCGCCGACCGCTGGTCGCCTACAGCCTCGGCATCCTGCTCGGACTCGTGCCCGGCGCAGTCACGTTCGTCGCCGAGGTACCGACACTGCCCGGGTACGACCACACCGTCCTCGGGCTCAGTATGGTCAGCGTGGGCACGTTCGTCGGTGCGTGGCTCGGGATGGTCGAAATCGCGCCCATCTCACGGGACCGGCTGCTCGAGACCTCCGGAGACGGGCTCGTTGTCTGTGACGACACCGGGACAGTCGTCGACCACAACGAGGAGGCCAGGACGTTTTTCACTGGCGAGAGAGCGCCCGTCGGGTCGCCGCTCGCGACGGTCGCACCCGCGCTGGCAGCGGCCCTCGACGATAGCGACGGGAGCGGGACTGCCTGGGACGACTCGGCCTCGGATACCGAGTTCACCCGGGACGGGCGGTGGTACTCGGTGGTCATCTCGCCCGTGACCGACGGTGGGGCGGTCTCGGGGTCGGCACTGCTGGTACGGGACGTGACCGAACGCGTCGAGAACCGGCGGGAGCTGCGGCGTCAGAACGAGCAACTCGACGAGTTCGCCAGCAGTGTCTCCCATCACCTTCGCAACCCGCTCCAGGTCGCCGCCGGGCAGACCGAACTGGCCCAGGACCGCCTCGGTGAGTCGCCGCCGGAGGATGTGGACATCGGCCGACTCGACGACCTCGATGGCGCACTCGACAGGATGGCAGCTATCATCACGGACCTGCGGACACTCGCCGAACAGGGCAAGTCGGTCGAATCCACCGACTCCGTCCCGTTCGACGCGACGGTCCGGACCGCCTGGGCCCACGTCGACACCGGGAGCGCGACGCTGGCAATCGAGCGCGATGGGACGATAGCGGCCGAACAGAGCCGACTGCTCAGCATCCTGGAGAACCTCATCCAGAACAGTGTCGAGCACGGTTCGACGAGCAATCGGACCGAGTCCGATGACGCCGTCGAAGGCCATGGCCCCGATGCACGGGACGACCGGGACACAGCGGACACGGCCCTCAGCATCACGGTTCGTCTCACCGACGAGGGCTTCGTCTTCGAGGACGACGGGTGCGGTATCGACGCCGACCTCGACCGGCTGTTCGACTACGGCTACACCACCAGCAGCCAGGGGACCGGACTGGGGCTGTGCATCGTCCAGACGATGGTCCAGTCCCACGGCTGGTCGATACGGGTCGACCCCGACCACGACGGAGCCCGCTTCGTCGTCAGCGACGCGGTCACGAGCGTCGGGCCAGCAGAGGCTTCGGTGGCCTGGAATAAGCAGTGA
- a CDS encoding GAP family protein, with translation MSLLTVLPLAVVMVAGPQFLSAIFLATSDQWRRNSAAYVTGAALAISLVVAAAYFLATGTRSAGASNTSLTWVVLVVLLVVAVNVYRTRETAEPPAWMGKLTGANPRFSFRLGFLLLGFFPTDLLTSIAVGTSLSSEGAPLVDAAGFLFVTLGLLALPSLTVLALGERAERFLPKARDWMTDNAWVVNEFVIGIFIVLTLT, from the coding sequence ATGAGCCTGCTCACCGTCCTCCCGCTGGCGGTCGTCATGGTCGCGGGTCCGCAGTTTCTCAGCGCCATCTTCCTCGCGACGAGCGACCAGTGGCGGCGCAACTCGGCGGCCTACGTCACTGGCGCGGCCCTCGCTATCAGCCTCGTCGTGGCGGCAGCGTACTTCCTCGCGACCGGGACGCGGTCGGCCGGGGCCTCGAACACGTCGCTTACCTGGGTGGTCCTCGTCGTGCTCCTCGTCGTGGCTGTCAACGTCTACCGTACCCGAGAGACCGCCGAACCACCCGCGTGGATGGGGAAGTTGACCGGGGCGAACCCACGGTTCTCCTTCCGGCTTGGCTTCCTGCTGTTGGGGTTCTTTCCCACGGACCTTCTCACGTCTATCGCCGTCGGCACGAGCCTCTCCAGTGAGGGCGCACCGCTGGTCGACGCGGCAGGCTTTCTGTTCGTGACACTCGGTCTACTCGCGCTCCCCTCACTGACGGTGCTGGCGCTGGGCGAGCGCGCCGAGCGGTTCCTCCCGAAAGCGCGAGACTGGATGACCGACAACGCGTGGGTGGTCAACGAGTTCGTCATCGGTATCTTCATCGTCCTCACGCTGACGTGA